One stretch of Filifactor alocis ATCC 35896 DNA includes these proteins:
- a CDS encoding alginate O-acetyltransferase AlgX-related protein produces MNSSKDSIKKIRNSVLTVLFFCFLGYYFIHNNFYSPNGFFAAYREAFSSKQSFFENDRNMKQAIFKEENRYNEAFFDRQKFLDQYGTIQKKLHRHVVDDADRARTVFVGEEDMLYYVIDKPVEVDSFVDSFEQLNEFLTSKDIPFVYVQCPYKHLKNSTVFPVGVADYGNQTADEFVNRLREKQISVLDLNTLAVQGNGDTVLREQEDFFKTDTHWRIPTAFWGYQQIVKFLEQKDVALENVSLSTNREQYNEKKWEKTYLGSHAKRVGTAFYDKKDDVSVLLPKFDTSLSYTKWNREGKQIKKREGTFEESFLFYGYITEEDIFQDKYIVFMDWGASEDWVQNRNVKNGTKVLVIKDSFAMPIASFLSLNVSELRMLDIRKENRPQSIKTYVEEYQPDVVLFVASPTSMYYSPEMFEMKETIKDLKQ; encoded by the coding sequence TTGAATTCGTCAAAAGATAGCATCAAAAAAATAAGAAACAGTGTTTTGACTGTACTGTTCTTTTGCTTTTTGGGATATTATTTCATTCATAACAATTTTTATAGTCCGAATGGTTTTTTTGCCGCGTATCGTGAAGCATTTTCATCGAAACAAAGTTTTTTTGAAAATGATAGGAATATGAAACAGGCAATTTTTAAGGAAGAGAATCGATATAACGAGGCGTTTTTTGACAGGCAGAAGTTTTTGGATCAATACGGTACGATTCAAAAGAAACTTCATCGTCATGTAGTGGATGATGCTGACAGAGCAAGAACGGTATTTGTCGGAGAAGAAGATATGTTGTACTATGTGATTGACAAACCGGTGGAGGTCGATTCGTTTGTCGATTCGTTTGAACAATTAAACGAGTTCTTAACATCGAAGGACATTCCGTTTGTCTATGTGCAGTGTCCGTACAAGCATTTGAAAAATTCTACCGTTTTTCCTGTCGGAGTGGCAGACTATGGAAATCAGACGGCGGATGAGTTTGTGAATCGATTGAGAGAAAAACAGATTTCTGTCTTGGATTTGAATACCTTGGCGGTTCAGGGAAACGGAGATACTGTCCTAAGAGAACAGGAAGATTTTTTTAAGACGGATACACATTGGAGGATTCCGACGGCTTTTTGGGGGTATCAACAAATTGTAAAGTTTTTAGAGCAAAAGGATGTGGCTTTGGAGAATGTATCCCTTTCTACCAATCGTGAGCAGTATAACGAAAAGAAATGGGAGAAAACATATTTGGGTTCTCACGCAAAGAGAGTGGGAACGGCGTTTTATGATAAGAAAGATGATGTGTCGGTCTTACTTCCGAAGTTTGACACTTCGTTGTCCTATACGAAGTGGAATCGGGAAGGGAAGCAGATTAAGAAAAGAGAAGGAACATTTGAAGAGAGCTTTTTGTTTTACGGATATATCACGGAGGAAGATATTTTTCAAGACAAATATATTGTCTTTATGGATTGGGGTGCGTCGGAAGATTGGGTTCAAAACCGTAATGTAAAAAACGGAACAAAGGTATTGGTTATCAAAGATTCTTTTGCGATGCCGATTGCCAGTTTTTTGAGCTTGAATGTGTCGGAACTTAGAATGTTGGATATTCGAAAAGAAAATCGTCCACAAAGTATCAAGACGTATGTGGAAGAATATCAGCCGGATGTCGTGCTGTTTGTTGCCTCTCCGACAAGTATGTACTACAGTCCGGAAATGTTTGAGATGAAAGAAACAATCAAAGACTTGAAACAATAG
- a CDS encoding V-type ATP synthase subunit E — protein sequence MITLEEKLKQFSDMIDEKVEQEISEELAEKQAEVQAFLEEEKSRIESALDREKRSALRRVDRQKLERISTIKQEEKRNYLRKNELFIQDLIQKVEEKSRDFVLTPDYPPFIARVLGQTLAKNEIALDRQVTIYICPSNFDEVKRQFQELLTERGYKHVQFKEGEIREIGGFILEVLEDDIRINKTIIRTMDNMREPIGQYLSNYVREGTELNG from the coding sequence ATGATAACCTTGGAAGAAAAATTAAAGCAATTTAGTGATATGATAGATGAAAAAGTGGAGCAGGAAATCAGCGAAGAATTGGCTGAAAAACAAGCGGAAGTACAAGCATTCTTGGAAGAAGAAAAATCAAGAATAGAATCTGCTTTGGATCGTGAAAAACGCTCCGCTCTTCGTCGTGTAGACAGACAAAAATTAGAGAGAATCTCTACCATCAAACAAGAAGAAAAAAGAAATTATCTGAGAAAAAATGAATTATTTATCCAAGATTTAATTCAAAAAGTAGAAGAAAAATCAAGAGACTTTGTTTTGACACCGGATTATCCGCCTTTTATTGCGAGAGTATTGGGACAGACACTGGCAAAAAATGAAATCGCTTTAGACAGACAGGTGACAATCTATATTTGTCCGTCCAACTTTGATGAAGTAAAACGCCAATTTCAAGAATTGCTGACAGAAAGAGGATACAAGCACGTTCAATTCAAAGAAGGCGAAATTCGTGAAATAGGAGGATTCATCTTAGAAGTGTTGGAAGATGATATTCGTATCAACAAAACCATCATCAGAACAATGGACAATATGAGAGAACCAATCGGACAATATTTGAGCAACTATGTAAGAGAAGGGACTGAATTGAATGGATAA
- a CDS encoding MBOAT family O-acyltransferase, whose translation MLFSSGIFLFWFLPITVAIYYLLPHRILKNSWLFFVSIFFYGYGEPLFVLLMLSSIGFNYLMGLGIHCFQSSKKTQQFILWFMVIGNLSLFYVFKYLDFSIVNANALLGTSYPLRKITLPIGISFFTFQAMSYVLDIYRNPKENPVQKNPFLVGLYVSLFPQLIAGPIVRYETVAKEMKERHETWSDFSEGTVRFLVGFLKKVLLANNMAIVADVAFSSPASDLGMSFAWLGAICYTLQIYFDFSGYSDMAIGLGKIFGFHFLENFNYPYAATSITDFWRRWHISLSSWFRDYVYIPLGGNRVGKTRQFVNLFVVWLLTGIWHGANWTFILWGMYYFVWLSFEKFLLPKKWKQKLESSIFGHLYVMVLVTIGWVIFRADTLSYAIQYLGAMFSFGTTGIVSGRSLFYVREYGLAFVMSIVASVPLFPLLEQWTEIRNWKLQLGYHGVVMVVISVLFYGAVVSIVKGSYNPFIYFNF comes from the coding sequence TACTACTTATTACCACATAGAATATTAAAAAACAGTTGGTTGTTTTTTGTGAGTATCTTTTTTTATGGATACGGAGAACCTCTTTTTGTATTGCTGATGTTGTCTTCAATAGGATTTAACTATTTGATGGGACTTGGAATACACTGTTTTCAATCATCGAAAAAAACGCAACAGTTTATTCTGTGGTTTATGGTGATTGGAAACTTATCGTTGTTTTATGTGTTCAAATATTTGGACTTTAGCATTGTGAATGCAAACGCACTGCTTGGAACAAGTTATCCTCTCAGGAAGATTACTTTGCCGATCGGGATTTCTTTTTTTACATTTCAGGCAATGAGTTATGTGTTGGATATTTATCGCAATCCGAAAGAAAATCCTGTCCAAAAAAATCCGTTTTTGGTCGGATTGTATGTCTCTTTGTTTCCGCAGTTGATTGCAGGACCGATTGTGCGTTATGAAACGGTTGCCAAAGAGATGAAGGAGCGTCATGAGACTTGGAGTGATTTTTCAGAAGGAACGGTACGGTTTTTGGTCGGCTTCTTGAAAAAAGTGTTGCTTGCAAACAATATGGCAATTGTTGCCGATGTGGCATTTTCTTCTCCAGCATCTGACTTGGGGATGTCTTTTGCATGGTTGGGTGCAATTTGCTACACACTTCAAATTTATTTTGATTTTTCGGGGTATTCCGATATGGCAATCGGACTTGGAAAGATATTCGGATTTCATTTTTTGGAAAACTTCAACTATCCTTATGCAGCAACTTCGATTACTGATTTTTGGAGAAGATGGCATATTTCACTGAGTTCGTGGTTCCGTGACTATGTGTATATCCCTTTGGGCGGAAATCGAGTGGGAAAAACAAGACAGTTTGTGAATCTGTTTGTGGTTTGGTTGCTGACGGGAATTTGGCATGGAGCGAACTGGACATTTATTTTGTGGGGAATGTACTATTTTGTATGGTTATCCTTTGAAAAATTCCTTCTTCCGAAAAAGTGGAAACAAAAGTTGGAGAGCAGTATATTCGGACATCTCTATGTGATGGTTCTTGTTACGATCGGATGGGTTATCTTTCGAGCAGATACACTCTCTTATGCAATCCAATATCTTGGTGCGATGTTTTCGTTTGGGACAACCGGTATTGTGTCGGGACGAAGTTTGTTCTATGTCAGAGAGTACGGTCTTGCGTTTGTTATGAGTATCGTGGCAAGCGTGCCGTTATTTCCTTTGTTGGAACAATGGACAGAGATTAGAAATTGGAAACTTCAACTGGGATACCATGGTGTTGTAATGGTTGTGATTTCTGTGTTGTTCTATGGTGCGGTCGTATCTATTGTCAAGGGAAGTTATAATCCGTTTATCTACTTTAATTTTTAG
- a CDS encoding V-type ATP synthase subunit I has product MAVEKMKLMNIVAPIEDMHDILKDLILSEKLHIKNYTKDKIADSLTMSVLSKYEDPIRDLGRFTRYRPEKIDFKSLDEDIVQIERLLDVKIPVKKEVDEHYEFDKVANRIREIYQSLKPLSKDRLFEDKEIRDKEEFLESIEFLKDMDFDISEIQNMEHFNYHIGTLTKERRIKLRDNYENIPAVVLHIGSSAGTESYLIFTPKQNEEETSKILKSLNFREIAIPEELTGVVSEVAKDIKKQVDVLKEKKEDRLAVVKGIQTQYLEEIVLLNSELQLEKEIHELQNNVAVTKNFFYFTGWISELDWKEVEQDLLRKHENIIVHPLESKEVEREIIPPTRLRNNSLIKPFELLVNMYGIPNYNELDPTFFLGITYLILFGAMFGDVGQGLVFIVIGFLLSPKKKPSPYGEILKRIGVSSTIFGFLYGSIFGLEEVIPALLVRPMENINQVLYTAIGFGVILLLISFGMSMYNLGVEGKKDEMIFGNHGFAGLAFYIALLVGLLQTVLGSNVIPSIVLVVISVISLGMILLRVPLYAMMNKEKPHYEEGKSSYYIEGGFNLIETILSFLSNTISFIRVGAFALNHVGLFLAFTTMANMVNNKAIGIFIMVLGNIIIIGLEGLIVLIQGLRLEYYELFGKYFKGDGRAFVPVTFIEKEGEI; this is encoded by the coding sequence ATGGCAGTAGAAAAGATGAAGCTTATGAATATCGTTGCTCCAATCGAAGATATGCATGATATCTTAAAAGATTTGATTTTAAGCGAAAAATTGCATATTAAAAACTATACCAAGGATAAGATTGCTGATTCCTTAACGATGTCGGTGTTGTCAAAGTACGAAGATCCTATTCGTGATTTGGGCAGATTTACGAGATATCGTCCGGAAAAGATTGATTTCAAATCATTGGATGAAGACATCGTACAAATTGAACGGTTGTTGGATGTGAAAATTCCGGTAAAAAAAGAAGTGGATGAACACTACGAATTTGATAAGGTAGCAAATCGTATCAGAGAGATTTATCAATCCTTGAAGCCGTTGAGCAAGGATCGTCTTTTTGAAGATAAAGAAATTCGTGATAAGGAAGAATTTCTTGAGAGTATTGAATTTTTGAAGGATATGGATTTTGATATTTCTGAAATTCAAAATATGGAACATTTCAATTATCATATCGGAACATTGACGAAAGAGCGTCGCATCAAGTTGCGCGATAACTATGAAAATATTCCGGCAGTAGTACTTCATATCGGGAGTTCGGCAGGAACGGAATCTTATTTGATTTTTACCCCGAAACAAAATGAAGAAGAAACAAGTAAAATACTGAAATCCTTGAACTTTAGAGAAATTGCCATTCCGGAAGAACTTACCGGTGTGGTAAGCGAGGTAGCCAAAGACATCAAGAAGCAGGTAGATGTTTTAAAGGAAAAGAAAGAAGACAGGTTAGCTGTTGTGAAAGGAATTCAAACACAGTATTTGGAAGAAATTGTTTTGTTGAATTCAGAGCTTCAGTTGGAAAAAGAAATTCATGAATTACAGAACAATGTTGCAGTAACCAAAAACTTTTTCTATTTTACCGGATGGATTTCGGAATTGGATTGGAAAGAGGTAGAACAGGACTTGCTTCGTAAACACGAAAACATCATTGTTCATCCCCTTGAATCAAAAGAGGTGGAAAGAGAAATTATTCCGCCGACCAGACTGAGAAATAACAGTTTGATCAAACCGTTTGAATTATTGGTAAACATGTATGGAATTCCAAACTACAATGAGTTGGATCCTACTTTCTTCTTAGGAATTACTTACTTGATCTTATTTGGAGCGATGTTCGGAGATGTCGGACAGGGGCTTGTGTTCATAGTGATTGGGTTCTTGTTGTCTCCAAAGAAAAAACCGTCTCCATATGGAGAGATTTTGAAACGAATCGGGGTCAGCTCGACGATATTCGGTTTTCTGTACGGAAGTATCTTCGGATTGGAAGAAGTCATTCCGGCATTGCTTGTAAGACCAATGGAAAACATCAACCAAGTGCTGTACACAGCGATTGGATTCGGGGTTATTCTATTGTTAATCAGTTTTGGAATGTCTATGTATAACCTTGGTGTAGAAGGTAAGAAGGATGAAATGATTTTCGGAAATCATGGATTCGCAGGCTTGGCGTTCTACATTGCATTGTTGGTAGGATTGTTACAGACAGTATTAGGTTCCAATGTGATTCCTTCTATCGTATTGGTGGTCATTTCCGTTATTTCGTTGGGAATGATTTTGCTTCGAGTGCCGTTGTATGCAATGATGAACAAAGAAAAACCGCACTATGAAGAAGGAAAGTCCTCTTACTATATTGAAGGCGGATTTAACTTGATAGAAACGATTTTGAGTTTCTTATCAAACACAATTTCGTTCATTCGGGTAGGAGCATTTGCATTGAACCATGTCGGTTTGTTCTTAGCGTTTACCACAATGGCGAACATGGTAAACAATAAAGCAATCGGTATCTTTATTATGGTACTCGGAAACATTATTATCATCGGATTGGAAGGCTTGATTGTATTGATTCAAGGACTTCGTTTAGAGTATTATGAGTTATTTGGAAAATATTTTAAAGGAGACGGACGTGCATTTGTTCCGGTAACATTTATAGAAAAAGAGGGGGAAATCTAA
- a CDS encoding V-type ATP synthase subunit A — MDKSKAITTSVNGPVVQASGMKDFEVREMVMVGSKKLLGEVISLEGDVGTIQVYEETEGLKAGETVIPTDRPLSLTLGPGMIGNIFDGIERPLERIQEISGEFIAEGIGLISLDMEKVWDVEMLISEGDFVQEGQVYATVQETDLIQHRLMIPQGVRGEVHDVKPSGQYNIEEVVAIVATNRGEKELKLYQKWPVRTPRPVRERRPIQELLITGQRVLDIFFPIAKGGTAALPGGFGTGKTMTQHQLAKWSDADIIVYIGCGERGNEMTEVLEDFPKLIDPKSGKPLMDRTILIANTSNMPVAAREASIYTGITMAEYYRDMGYHVAIMADSTSRWAEALREISGRLEEMPAEEGYPAYLPSRLAQFYERAGYVTTLDGEEGSVTIIGAVSPPGGDFSEPVTENTKRFVNAFLALDRKLAYARHYPAIGYLTSYSGYGKVLQDFYAQEVAEDLAEIRDRMMLVLHEEEKLNAIVQLVGEDVLPDDQRITLEIAKVIKRGFLQQNAMHADDTFVPLQKQYLMLKTIDHLNQRAKDALAEGIPQREIRNAELFEEVIKMKYTIPNSDLSKIGELVYTIDTFYDGLIKRYEKRKDVK; from the coding sequence ATGGATAAATCAAAAGCAATAACAACATCCGTCAACGGACCGGTTGTTCAAGCGTCCGGAATGAAAGACTTTGAAGTTCGTGAAATGGTCATGGTAGGAAGCAAAAAGCTTCTTGGAGAAGTTATTTCTTTGGAAGGCGATGTTGGAACCATTCAGGTTTATGAAGAAACAGAAGGATTGAAAGCAGGAGAAACCGTTATCCCCACAGACCGTCCTCTTTCTCTGACATTAGGACCGGGAATGATTGGAAATATCTTTGACGGAATCGAGCGTCCATTGGAAAGAATCCAAGAAATTTCAGGAGAATTTATCGCAGAGGGAATCGGTTTGATTTCTCTTGATATGGAAAAAGTATGGGATGTGGAAATGCTTATCTCTGAAGGAGACTTTGTTCAAGAAGGACAAGTATATGCAACAGTTCAGGAAACGGATTTGATTCAACATCGATTGATGATACCTCAAGGAGTAAGAGGAGAAGTTCATGATGTAAAACCTTCAGGACAATACAATATTGAAGAGGTTGTTGCAATCGTTGCAACCAACCGTGGCGAGAAAGAATTGAAACTGTATCAAAAATGGCCTGTTCGTACTCCGCGACCTGTTCGTGAAAGACGTCCGATTCAAGAGTTGTTGATTACAGGACAACGGGTACTGGATATTTTCTTTCCGATTGCAAAAGGCGGAACAGCTGCGTTACCGGGAGGATTCGGTACCGGAAAAACAATGACACAACACCAGTTGGCAAAATGGTCAGATGCAGATATTATCGTATACATCGGTTGCGGAGAACGTGGAAATGAAATGACAGAGGTTTTGGAAGACTTTCCGAAACTGATTGACCCGAAAAGTGGAAAACCGCTGATGGATCGTACTATCTTGATTGCAAATACATCCAATATGCCGGTTGCAGCTCGTGAGGCAAGTATCTATACAGGAATCACAATGGCGGAATACTATCGTGATATGGGGTATCACGTAGCGATTATGGCGGACTCCACTTCTCGTTGGGCAGAGGCTCTTCGTGAAATTTCAGGACGTTTGGAAGAAATGCCGGCAGAAGAAGGATATCCTGCATATCTACCGTCTCGTTTGGCACAGTTTTATGAAAGAGCAGGCTATGTTACCACATTGGACGGAGAAGAAGGTTCTGTTACCATTATCGGTGCAGTATCTCCTCCGGGAGGGGACTTCTCTGAACCTGTTACAGAAAATACCAAACGTTTTGTGAATGCATTTTTGGCATTAGACCGTAAGTTGGCGTATGCACGACACTATCCTGCCATCGGATATTTGACAAGTTATAGTGGATATGGAAAAGTATTGCAGGATTTTTATGCGCAAGAAGTAGCGGAAGACTTGGCAGAAATCAGAGATCGTATGATGTTGGTATTGCATGAAGAAGAAAAATTGAATGCAATCGTACAATTGGTTGGGGAAGATGTACTCCCTGACGATCAAAGAATCACACTTGAGATTGCGAAAGTCATCAAGCGCGGATTCTTGCAACAAAATGCGATGCATGCGGACGATACCTTTGTACCGCTACAAAAACAATACTTGATGTTGAAGACAATCGACCATCTAAATCAACGTGCAAAAGATGCGTTGGCAGAAGGAATTCCTCAAAGAGAAATTCGAAACGCAGAGTTATTTGAAGAAGTGATTAAGATGAAATATACCATTCCAAACAGTGATTTGAGCAAAATCGGAGAGTTGGTATATACCATCGATACCTTCTATGACGGATTGATTAAAAGATATGAAAAACGGAAGGATGTGAAGTAA
- the msrB gene encoding peptide-methionine (R)-S-oxide reductase MsrB has protein sequence MEKREIYLAGGCFWGVEAYFHEMLGVLSTEVGYANGESDKATYETLKQTGHSETVHIVYNEEKLSLTMLLDAFFKIIDPTSVNKQGGDVGTQYRTGIYFVGEEEEAIKAFVATKQQEYDKPIVVEVEPLRNFVRAEEYHQQYLDKNPGGYCHVDLTDIPNKKPKIEEVYEKPDDDFLMEHLTDLQYVVTQHSHTEPPFDNEYFDTFEKGIYVDITTGEPLFLSDDKFDSGCGWPAFSRPIDQESLQYVEDLSHNMQRVEVRSKNGQSHLGHVFVDGPKELGGLRYCINSASLRFIPMDKMDEEGYGKWKVLL, from the coding sequence ATGGAAAAGAGAGAGATTTATTTAGCAGGGGGTTGCTTTTGGGGAGTAGAGGCATACTTCCATGAAATGCTGGGAGTATTGTCTACAGAAGTCGGATATGCAAACGGAGAGTCCGACAAGGCAACTTATGAAACTTTGAAACAGACGGGACACAGTGAAACAGTTCACATTGTCTATAACGAAGAGAAACTATCGCTTACGATGTTGTTGGACGCATTTTTCAAAATCATTGATCCGACCTCTGTCAACAAACAGGGAGGAGATGTCGGAACACAGTATCGTACAGGAATTTATTTTGTAGGAGAGGAAGAGGAGGCAATCAAAGCCTTTGTTGCCACAAAACAACAGGAGTATGATAAACCGATTGTTGTTGAAGTGGAGCCTCTACGCAACTTTGTGCGTGCAGAAGAATACCATCAACAGTATTTGGACAAAAATCCAGGGGGCTACTGTCATGTGGATTTAACGGATATTCCGAACAAAAAACCGAAAATTGAGGAAGTCTACGAAAAGCCGGATGATGATTTTTTGATGGAACATTTGACAGACTTACAGTATGTGGTTACACAACATTCTCATACAGAGCCTCCTTTTGACAATGAGTATTTCGATACCTTTGAAAAAGGGATTTATGTGGATATTACAACAGGAGAACCGCTGTTCCTATCAGATGACAAATTTGATTCCGGATGTGGTTGGCCGGCATTTTCAAGACCGATTGATCAGGAGTCATTACAGTATGTAGAAGATTTGAGTCACAACATGCAGAGAGTGGAAGTCAGAAGTAAGAACGGACAATCTCACTTAGGTCATGTCTTTGTAGACGGACCGAAAGAGTTGGGTGGACTTCGTTATTGTATCAACAGTGCATCACTTCGTTTTATTCCGATGGACAAAATGGATGAAGAAGGATACGGAAAGTGGAAAGTACTTCTTTAG
- a CDS encoding V-type ATP synthase subunit F: protein MRTMLISDNNDTLVGMRLGGVKSVLASNREEVIEAIEFALSKEEVGILIVTERVFDMAKAELLDIRMNRRTPLIVEIPDRHGQIRDDNYITQYINESVGIKL, encoded by the coding sequence ATGAGAACAATGCTCATATCCGATAACAACGATACCCTCGTTGGAATGCGTTTGGGCGGAGTAAAATCCGTTTTGGCGAGTAACAGAGAAGAAGTGATAGAAGCGATTGAGTTTGCTTTATCGAAGGAAGAAGTTGGAATTTTGATTGTGACGGAGAGAGTGTTTGACATGGCGAAAGCAGAATTGCTTGATATCAGAATGAACCGTCGAACACCGCTTATCGTCGAAATTCCTGATCGACATGGTCAAATAAGAGATGATAACTATATTACACAGTATATTAACGAATCTGTAGGAATTAAGCTGTAA
- a CDS encoding V-type ATPase subunit, whose product MGSASKFSALNTKIQSMRGDLLQQQDYEQLFRLNSTREIAQYLYNNTIYREALKDANLKEIHRGELEIRIRNYGVDRVRSLSFYLKKEYKDLLKAILFRHEVENVQVILRGLSQKRPIQDIKKNLYDTKSYLNLDYDRLLRSDNVDEFILHFQGTILEDAFRNVTKEDVKKREFHIEMNVDYVYFLNLIQKAEKLDKEDRDIVNESVGAFIDFTNGQWIYRAKKNYKLSDEEILNYTLKGGAKLSFNKMKDMIYSNNFDTQFKEFFDKSYRGMLEKDEYIYGQRMISQYLSKKMKEISKKHPMSIAPLIEYVRLLEYENLNIVTVVESAKYKEADKWKYIIPTTTEMRKEGR is encoded by the coding sequence ATGGGAAGTGCAAGTAAATTTTCGGCACTGAATACGAAAATCCAATCTATGCGAGGAGATCTATTGCAACAGCAAGATTATGAACAATTATTTCGATTGAATTCAACAAGAGAAATTGCACAATACCTGTACAACAACACAATTTATCGAGAGGCTCTGAAGGATGCGAATCTCAAAGAGATTCACCGTGGAGAGTTGGAAATCAGAATTCGAAATTATGGTGTGGATAGGGTGCGTAGTCTCTCTTTTTATTTGAAAAAAGAGTATAAGGACTTGTTGAAGGCAATTTTGTTTCGACATGAGGTGGAGAATGTACAAGTCATTTTACGCGGACTTAGTCAAAAAAGGCCAATCCAAGATATCAAAAAGAATCTTTATGATACAAAGTCGTATTTGAACTTGGATTATGATCGATTGTTAAGATCGGATAACGTAGATGAGTTCATTCTGCATTTTCAGGGGACAATTTTGGAGGATGCCTTCAGAAATGTAACCAAAGAAGATGTCAAAAAAAGAGAGTTTCATATCGAAATGAATGTGGACTATGTCTACTTTTTGAATTTGATTCAAAAAGCGGAAAAGTTAGATAAGGAAGACCGTGATATCGTCAATGAAAGTGTTGGCGCTTTTATTGATTTTACAAACGGGCAATGGATTTATCGGGCGAAGAAAAATTATAAGTTATCAGATGAAGAAATCTTGAATTATACCTTAAAAGGCGGAGCAAAATTAAGCTTCAATAAAATGAAAGATATGATTTATTCTAATAACTTTGACACACAGTTTAAGGAGTTTTTTGATAAAAGTTATCGTGGGATGTTGGAGAAAGATGAATATATCTACGGTCAGCGTATGATTTCGCAATATTTGTCGAAAAAGATGAAAGAGATTTCAAAGAAACATCCGATGAGCATTGCTCCTTTAATTGAGTATGTGCGTCTGTTGGAATATGAAAACTTGAATATAGTTACTGTAGTAGAAAGTGCGAAATACAAAGAAGCAGATAAATGGAAGTATATAATACCTACAACAACAGAAATGAGAAAGGAAGGAAGGTGA
- a CDS encoding ATP synthase subunit C produces the protein MNYVLALMIFFVLSTIGVGIRLYIKGGKQDSLKTVIMANVALFTPLVGSSIAMMMPKIIFAAGETAANPSAGLGYIGAALATGMATIGAGYAVGAAGAAALGAVSEDEKILGKTLIFVGLAEGIAIYGLIVSIMILGRL, from the coding sequence ATGAACTATGTGTTAGCATTAATGATATTTTTTGTATTATCCACAATCGGTGTGGGAATTCGTTTGTATATTAAAGGTGGAAAACAAGACAGTTTGAAAACGGTAATTATGGCAAATGTGGCATTGTTCACACCGTTGGTAGGTTCTTCTATTGCCATGATGATGCCGAAAATCATCTTTGCTGCAGGAGAGACAGCAGCAAATCCAAGTGCGGGATTAGGATATATCGGTGCAGCTTTGGCAACAGGTATGGCAACAATCGGAGCAGGATATGCGGTAGGTGCCGCAGGTGCTGCAGCTCTTGGAGCGGTTTCCGAAGATGAAAAAATTCTTGGTAAAACATTGATCTTCGTTGGTCTTGCGGAAGGGATTGCTATTTACGGTCTAATCGTTTCTATCATGATTTTGGGAAGACTTTAG